A portion of the Methanobacterium aggregans genome contains these proteins:
- the thsA gene encoding thermosome subunit alpha: MAQLGGQGQQVIILPEDTSRLLGRDAQRMNIMAGKLLAETVRTTLGPKGMDKMLVDGLGDIVVTNDGVTILKEMDIQHPAAKMLVEVAKTQEDEVGDGTTTAVIIAGELLKKAEGLLEQDIHPTVIVMGYRNAAAKAQEILEDIAFNADDRETLKQVAMTAMTGKGTETAREPLAELIVAAVKQVEEDGEINRDSIHIQRIQGATVAESEIVNGVVLDKGRLDPSMPKDLQDAKIALLKYPVEVKDLETDAKIKLTDPAQMQAFIEQEEQMIRDMVDKIIASGANVLFCQKGIDDLAQHYLAKAGILAAKRVRKSDIERLEKATGAKVVTNIDDLTPEDLGNAGRVYEKKIFDELMIFIENCKDPKAVSLILRGSTKHVAEEVERAVEDALGVVSATVEDGKVVAGGGAPEIAIAKALKDYADTISGREQLAIAAFAEALEVVPKTLAENAGLDSIDALVDLRAAHEKSSYMGLNVFKGGVTDMKAANVIEPKRVKKQAIQSAAEAAEMILRIDDMIASSKSGQPSPEEMAAAGMGGMPGGMPPMM; the protein is encoded by the coding sequence GTGGCACAATTAGGCGGACAAGGCCAACAAGTTATAATACTACCAGAAGACACTTCAAGGCTTCTGGGACGAGATGCTCAGAGAATGAACATAATGGCAGGTAAATTACTTGCAGAAACTGTCAGAACAACATTAGGTCCTAAAGGAATGGACAAAATGCTTGTGGACGGACTCGGAGACATTGTTGTGACAAACGACGGTGTAACCATCCTTAAAGAAATGGACATCCAGCACCCTGCAGCAAAAATGCTCGTTGAAGTTGCAAAAACCCAGGAAGATGAAGTGGGCGACGGAACAACAACAGCAGTTATAATAGCAGGAGAACTCCTCAAAAAAGCAGAAGGACTCCTTGAACAGGACATACACCCAACAGTTATTGTAATGGGTTACAGGAATGCAGCAGCAAAAGCTCAGGAAATCCTCGAAGACATTGCATTTAATGCAGACGACAGGGAAACCCTTAAACAGGTTGCAATGACTGCAATGACAGGAAAAGGAACAGAAACCGCAAGGGAACCATTAGCAGAACTCATAGTGGCTGCTGTTAAACAGGTTGAAGAAGACGGTGAAATAAACAGGGACAGCATACACATACAGAGGATCCAGGGAGCTACAGTAGCTGAATCCGAAATAGTAAACGGTGTTGTTCTTGACAAAGGTAGGTTAGACCCATCCATGCCAAAAGATTTGCAGGATGCAAAAATTGCACTCTTAAAATATCCAGTTGAAGTGAAAGACCTTGAAACTGATGCTAAAATCAAATTAACTGACCCAGCACAGATGCAGGCATTCATAGAACAGGAAGAACAGATGATCCGTGACATGGTTGACAAGATCATAGCAAGTGGAGCAAACGTACTCTTCTGTCAGAAAGGAATTGACGACCTTGCACAGCACTACCTTGCAAAAGCAGGAATACTTGCAGCTAAAAGGGTTAGAAAATCTGACATAGAAAGGCTGGAAAAAGCAACGGGTGCAAAGGTTGTAACCAACATCGACGACCTCACCCCTGAAGATCTTGGTAACGCAGGCCGTGTCTACGAGAAAAAGATATTCGACGAACTCATGATCTTCATAGAAAACTGCAAAGATCCAAAGGCTGTTTCCCTCATACTCAGGGGCAGCACCAAACACGTTGCAGAAGAAGTTGAAAGAGCAGTTGAAGATGCACTCGGCGTTGTTTCAGCAACAGTTGAAGATGGAAAAGTCGTTGCAGGTGGAGGAGCACCAGAAATAGCAATAGCCAAAGCCTTAAAAGACTACGCTGACACCATAAGTGGCAGAGAACAGTTAGCAATAGCTGCATTTGCAGAAGCACTGGAAGTTGTACCAAAAACCCTGGCTGAAAACGCAGGACTCGACAGCATTGACGCACTTGTGGACCTCAGGGCTGCACACGAAAAATCCTCATACATGGGACTGAACGTGTTCAAAGGCGGTGTAACTGACATGAAAGCTGCAAACGTCATTGAACCTAAACGTGTTAAAAAACAGGCAATACAGTCCGCTGCTGAAGCAGCAGAGATGATCCTGAGGATCGATGATATGATAGCATCCTCCAAATCTGGACAGCCAAGCCCAGAAGAGATGGCAGCTGCTGGAATGGGCGGAATGCCTGGTGGAATGCCACCAATGATGTAA
- a CDS encoding flippase — protein MQEYKIFVKKIGLVGISSILASLSPLFLLPILTQTLTASEYGAWNQFTVTMTIIPAVASLGLPYTMVRYLAAAEDMDEIKEVFYSLGFATLFGSLVVSILILLLAKPVANLLFEGNIIISLILSAVIFLNGLILLFFDYFRTFQEMKTYSIFTFAQAYLTVIIIAILISMHYSITGAVVGVLITQLITFIVMYLPILSKIGFKIPEFHNLREYLNFGLPTIPSNISFWILDIADRYVIGLLLGLSFVGYYSAGYLLGNIISLILSPFYTVLLPILSKYYAQNRVHDVKRLLNHSIKFFLMVSIPTFVGLSVLAKPILNLLSTPEIASNGYIVVPIIALGGIFFGVYGIISQIVVLEHKTRITGNIWIISAILNVVLDVTLGFKFGIIGVAFTTLLVYIFSFLLTVFYSFKYIRCTFYFGFLTKSIGASILMAFVLLFINPQKPLSILLASTAAFIFYIVVLRLVGGIRDHELIFFKSVALDVFRSMIKPFKKLQ, from the coding sequence TTGCAGGAATACAAGATATTCGTTAAAAAAATTGGATTGGTCGGGATAAGCAGTATACTGGCAAGTTTAAGCCCCCTATTTTTACTTCCAATTTTAACTCAAACACTTACAGCATCTGAATATGGTGCATGGAACCAGTTCACAGTGACCATGACCATAATCCCTGCTGTAGCATCTCTGGGCCTGCCTTACACCATGGTACGATACCTTGCAGCCGCAGAGGATATGGATGAGATAAAGGAAGTGTTTTACTCCCTTGGATTTGCAACATTATTTGGAAGTTTGGTTGTGTCCATACTCATACTGCTCCTTGCAAAACCCGTTGCAAACCTTCTCTTTGAGGGTAATATTATTATCAGCCTAATTTTATCCGCCGTGATATTTTTAAACGGTTTAATACTGCTTTTTTTTGATTATTTCCGTACTTTTCAGGAGATGAAAACCTACTCCATTTTCACATTTGCGCAGGCCTACCTAACAGTGATCATCATTGCCATCCTCATTTCAATGCATTACAGTATAACTGGAGCTGTAGTTGGAGTGCTAATAACACAGTTAATTACCTTCATTGTAATGTACCTGCCAATACTATCTAAAATTGGGTTTAAAATCCCTGAATTTCATAATTTAAGGGAATACCTTAATTTTGGTTTGCCAACAATTCCCAGCAATATTTCATTCTGGATTCTGGATATAGCAGACCGTTACGTCATAGGATTACTCCTTGGACTTTCATTCGTTGGTTACTACTCTGCAGGCTACCTCCTTGGAAACATCATATCCCTGATACTGTCTCCATTTTACACAGTTCTGCTTCCAATACTATCCAAATACTATGCCCAGAACCGTGTGCACGATGTGAAACGTCTCTTGAATCATTCAATAAAATTCTTCCTCATGGTTTCAATACCAACCTTCGTTGGTCTGTCAGTTCTGGCAAAACCCATACTCAACCTGCTTTCAACACCGGAGATAGCCTCAAATGGATATATTGTAGTGCCCATAATTGCCCTTGGAGGTATCTTCTTTGGAGTTTATGGTATAATTTCCCAGATCGTTGTTCTTGAACATAAAACCAGGATAACTGGAAATATATGGATAATATCTGCAATTTTAAACGTTGTATTGGATGTCACCCTTGGATTCAAATTTGGGATCATTGGAGTGGCATTTACAACACTTCTGGTCTACATATTTTCCTTCCTTCTAACAGTGTTCTACTCATTCAAGTACATCAGATGTACATTTTACTTCGGCTTTCTTACAAAGAGCATAGGGGCATCAATTTTAATGGCATTTGTCTTACTATTCATCAATCCCCAGAAACCCTTAAGCATTCTTTTGGCATCAACTGCAGCCTTCATATTTTACATCGTTGTTCTCAGGTTGGTAGGGGGCATAAGAGATCATGAACTGATATTTTTCAAAAGCGTGGCCCTGGACGTTTTTAGAAGTATGATAAAACCCTTTAAAAAATTACAATAA
- a CDS encoding rhodanese-like domain-containing protein — translation MLGRNQEKNSNTEDVTCEEALKMIKENENNPNFVILDVRTPEEYAEDHFEGSKNVDYNSPDFINKLEGMDKNSTYIVYCRSGVRSRNAANSMSKVGYSKIYNVLGGIMDCKAKGVKVVR, via the coding sequence ATGTTGGGAAGAAATCAGGAAAAAAATTCAAATACTGAGGATGTAACCTGTGAAGAAGCCTTAAAAATGATAAAAGAGAATGAAAATAATCCTAATTTTGTTATTTTAGATGTTAGAACACCCGAAGAGTACGCTGAAGATCATTTTGAGGGTTCCAAAAACGTTGACTACAACTCCCCAGATTTCATAAATAAGCTTGAAGGGATGGATAAAAACAGCACATACATAGTTTACTGCAGATCCGGTGTGAGAAGCCGTAATGCAGCTAATAGCATGAGTAAAGTTGGATACAGTAAGATTTACAATGTTCTTGGAGGAATAATGGATTGTAAAGCTAAAGGGGTGAAGGTTGTAAGATGA